The proteins below are encoded in one region of Syntrophotalea carbinolica DSM 2380:
- a CDS encoding DUF721 domain-containing protein, translating to MRSSRSGIDGVQHILQKWLSARGMDTKFSRYRVWQFWEAVVGTQIAARAKPVRLRGAILEVRVDHPVWMQQLQLMKPRILAKLNEQLGEHLIDDLFLRHGRTGTSRTESEQHALPSSWQNAPLSEGEQRHIEETVAGLADDEIRRHLRHLMEMQARLDKARKAKTDKK from the coding sequence ATGAGATCTTCACGTTCCGGTATCGACGGCGTACAACATATTCTGCAAAAATGGCTGTCAGCCCGCGGCATGGATACCAAATTCAGCCGATACCGCGTCTGGCAGTTCTGGGAAGCCGTCGTGGGAACGCAAATCGCTGCCCGCGCCAAACCGGTGCGCCTGCGCGGCGCCATTCTCGAGGTACGCGTCGACCACCCGGTATGGATGCAACAGTTACAGCTCATGAAACCCCGCATTCTTGCAAAACTCAATGAACAGCTGGGTGAGCATCTCATCGACGACCTGTTTTTGCGTCATGGGCGAACCGGCACATCCCGAACCGAGTCGGAACAGCACGCGTTACCAAGCAGCTGGCAAAACGCACCTCTGAGCGAAGGCGAACAACGGCACATTGAAGAAACCGTCGCCGGGCTGGCCGATGACGAGATACGCCGGCATCTTCGCCACCTGATGGAAATGCAGGCACGCCTCGACAAGGCCCGCAAAGCCAAAACCGACAAAAAATAA
- a CDS encoding tRNA1(Val) (adenine(37)-N6)-methyltransferase codes for MAVDIPIHHDETLDDLRLGGLKILQKKGGYRFSLDPVLLCAFAGFQGVERICDLGCGSGVIPLILSRTSDARRIVGVEIQEESADRARRSVLLNGVQDRVEIVRRDVRSVREVLAAESCQVVMTNPPYRRPGTGRLAPGDERARARHELHGGLDDFLACASYLLGTGGRFFMVHLAERLTDVLAGMRQAGLEPKRLRCVHSRYGESARMILVEGRRGGAPGLALEAPLFVYDKSGKGYSEEVLGFYGED; via the coding sequence ATGGCAGTTGATATTCCCATACATCACGACGAAACCCTCGATGATCTGCGTCTTGGTGGACTCAAGATTCTTCAGAAAAAAGGTGGATACCGATTTTCTCTCGATCCGGTGTTGCTTTGCGCTTTTGCAGGATTCCAGGGGGTAGAGCGTATCTGCGACCTCGGTTGCGGTAGCGGTGTCATCCCGTTGATTCTGTCCCGCACCTCTGACGCCCGCAGGATCGTCGGGGTCGAAATTCAGGAGGAATCCGCCGATCGCGCCAGGCGCAGCGTGTTGCTTAATGGAGTGCAGGATCGGGTTGAAATCGTGCGGCGCGACGTGAGGTCTGTGCGCGAGGTGCTGGCTGCCGAATCGTGCCAGGTGGTCATGACCAATCCGCCATACCGTCGGCCGGGTACCGGACGCCTTGCCCCGGGTGATGAGCGGGCCAGAGCGCGTCACGAACTGCATGGCGGGCTGGACGATTTTTTAGCCTGCGCATCGTATCTGCTAGGTACCGGTGGTCGTTTTTTTATGGTTCACCTGGCTGAGCGCCTGACGGATGTGCTGGCAGGAATGAGACAGGCCGGTCTGGAACCGAAACGTTTGCGTTGCGTGCATTCCCGGTATGGCGAGTCGGCACGGATGATTCTGGTCGAAGGTCGCCGTGGCGGTGCTCCGGGGTTGGCGTTGGAGGCGCCCCTGTTCGTGTATGACAAGAGCGGCAAAGGGTATTCCGAGGAGGTTCTGGGGTTCTACGGGGAAGACTGA
- the ccsB gene encoding c-type cytochrome biogenesis protein CcsB → MTSFHLLSGATSAYFIAFWLMVAYAGLRREGLGRAGIGLTWLGLVCHGAGIGLRWYESYQLPGGVGHAPFANFYESVVFFGWAIVLAYLLLDIRMRRRVLGVFALPLALVCMGWAQLSGRDAIEPLMPALRSRWLTYHVISCFLAYGAFAMSFCVSVMYLLKARSHDAACRSSRWQGFLGLFPSPATLDDVNYRAVAIGFPIWTVGIVTGAAWANYAWGRYWSWDPKETWSLIVWFIYAAFLHARLTRGWSGRATAWLAIGGFAATLFCYLGVNLLLSGLHSYGS, encoded by the coding sequence ATGACCAGCTTTCATTTGCTCAGTGGGGCCACCAGCGCCTATTTTATAGCATTTTGGTTGATGGTCGCCTATGCCGGATTGCGTCGCGAAGGGTTGGGGCGCGCCGGTATCGGTCTGACCTGGCTGGGACTGGTCTGCCATGGTGCCGGCATCGGTTTGCGTTGGTATGAGTCGTACCAGTTGCCGGGCGGAGTCGGTCATGCGCCCTTTGCAAATTTTTACGAGTCCGTGGTCTTCTTCGGATGGGCCATCGTGCTGGCTTATCTGTTGCTCGATATCAGGATGCGCCGGCGCGTACTTGGCGTGTTTGCGCTGCCGCTTGCCCTGGTTTGCATGGGGTGGGCCCAGTTGTCAGGGCGTGATGCCATAGAGCCCCTTATGCCGGCACTGCGCAGTCGCTGGTTAACCTACCATGTGATCAGCTGTTTTCTGGCTTATGGCGCGTTTGCCATGTCCTTTTGCGTTTCGGTGATGTATTTGCTGAAAGCGCGGAGCCACGATGCTGCCTGTCGTTCTTCGAGGTGGCAAGGGTTTCTGGGCCTGTTCCCCTCGCCGGCCACGCTGGATGATGTCAATTATCGCGCGGTGGCCATCGGTTTTCCCATATGGACCGTCGGTATCGTTACCGGCGCCGCCTGGGCCAACTATGCCTGGGGGCGTTACTGGAGCTGGGATCCGAAGGAAACCTGGAGTCTCATCGTCTGGTTTATCTATGCCGCTTTTCTGCATGCCCGGCTGACTCGCGGCTGGAGCGGCCGCGCCACGGCCTGGTTGGCCATCGGCGGTTTTGCCGCTACCCTGTTCTGTTATCTGGGCGTTAACCTGTTGTTGTCCGGTTTGCATTCCTATGGCAGTTGA
- the resB gene encoding cytochrome c biogenesis protein ResB yields MSSGTSSPLHVVLWNGLRSLKLTLVSLFLLAGSSVLGTLLPQNLPLAEYHQRLGPVAVRIIRILQLDNMYHSWWFYGLLGLFALNLSACSVHRLPGVWRQIFCPQLMPEDRWLQSRPLHCNWLDSRCPEVVTRRLSEVLRGRFGTVRRSQKDGTVWLFVQRHSWARLGAYVTHLAILIILLGGVVGGKWGYRGYLTIAEGQAVAHLPLVGGEGVRPLGFSVRCDQFVIDYYANGYQPREFRSLLTILEDGREVPGHVRVPVRVNHPLRYRGLTFYQSGYDTDAGLLRFSVTPRGGGEPFDLMVVYGQSVLLPDGTALAVAGYISDFEGKGPAAGLELTSPDGQRGRAMAFQDPDLLMGEAQAPYVFRLLSIEPCRYTGLQVSRDPGVPLVWLGCLLLVVGTLAAFYFSHQRLWLRLQGDAGGTRVLMAGHAHRQQGAFSGRFEVLCQEFRNLSKEQP; encoded by the coding sequence ATGTCTTCCGGAACTTCCTCACCCTTGCATGTGGTCCTGTGGAACGGCCTGCGTTCCCTGAAACTCACCCTTGTTTCACTGTTCCTGCTGGCCGGCAGTTCCGTTCTCGGGACCCTGTTGCCGCAGAACCTTCCCCTTGCTGAATATCATCAGCGCCTTGGCCCTGTCGCCGTTCGTATTATCCGCATCTTGCAGCTTGATAACATGTATCATTCCTGGTGGTTTTACGGACTGCTGGGGCTGTTCGCGCTCAACCTTTCGGCCTGTTCGGTTCATCGTCTGCCCGGAGTATGGAGGCAGATCTTCTGCCCGCAGTTGATGCCTGAGGATCGCTGGCTGCAGAGTCGTCCCCTGCACTGCAACTGGTTGGATTCACGATGTCCCGAGGTGGTGACGCGGCGATTGTCGGAGGTGCTGCGGGGGCGGTTCGGCACAGTACGCCGCAGTCAAAAGGATGGTACCGTCTGGTTGTTTGTTCAACGTCATTCCTGGGCGCGGCTTGGTGCCTACGTTACCCATCTTGCGATTTTGATCATATTGCTCGGCGGTGTGGTTGGCGGTAAGTGGGGCTATCGCGGTTATCTGACCATTGCCGAAGGGCAGGCCGTCGCTCATCTGCCCTTGGTGGGAGGGGAGGGCGTGAGGCCGCTGGGGTTCAGTGTGCGCTGCGACCAATTTGTCATCGACTATTATGCTAACGGCTATCAGCCACGTGAATTCCGCAGTCTGCTGACTATTCTTGAAGACGGGCGAGAGGTACCCGGGCATGTGCGGGTTCCGGTACGGGTTAATCATCCCTTGCGTTATCGCGGATTGACCTTCTATCAGTCCGGCTACGATACGGATGCCGGTCTGTTGCGTTTTTCCGTGACCCCCAGGGGGGGCGGCGAGCCTTTTGATCTGATGGTCGTTTACGGTCAGTCCGTTTTGTTGCCGGACGGTACCGCTTTGGCCGTTGCCGGTTACATTTCCGATTTTGAAGGAAAAGGGCCGGCGGCAGGCCTTGAACTGACCTCTCCCGACGGTCAACGCGGGCGTGCCATGGCGTTTCAGGATCCCGACTTGTTAATGGGGGAAGCTCAGGCGCCGTACGTGTTTAGGTTGCTGTCCATCGAGCCGTGTCGGTATACCGGTCTTCAGGTCAGTCGTGATCCTGGGGTGCCGCTGGTCTGGTTGGGGTGCCTGCTGTTGGTGGTTGGAACCCTGGCAGCTTTTTATTTTTCCCATCAGCGACTCTGGTTGCGTTTGCAGGGTGATGCCGGGGGAACCCGGGTACTTATGGCCGGACACGCCCACCGCCAGCAGGGTGCTTTCTCCGGACGATTTGAAGTTTTGTGCCAAGAGTTTCGGAATCTTTCCAAGGAACAGCCATGA
- the purE gene encoding 5-(carboxyamino)imidazole ribonucleotide mutase has product MNDKPLVGILMGSDSDYDIMVEAARALQRFDIPFEMTVSSAHRSPQRTAEYSRTARQRGVRVLIVGAGAAAHLAGVVAAESTLPVIGVPIDASALKGLDALLATVQMPAGIPVATMAIGKAGARNAGIFAAQIIAGSDPVMIEKLETFKQELAAGVEAKAEALQERLVRDGF; this is encoded by the coding sequence ATGAATGACAAGCCGCTGGTTGGGATCCTCATGGGCAGCGACAGCGACTACGATATCATGGTCGAAGCAGCCCGCGCTCTGCAGCGTTTTGACATCCCTTTTGAGATGACGGTATCAAGCGCGCATCGTTCTCCCCAGCGTACGGCCGAATATTCCCGCACTGCCCGCCAGCGCGGGGTGCGGGTGCTGATTGTCGGTGCCGGCGCCGCAGCGCATCTGGCCGGCGTTGTCGCCGCCGAGTCGACGCTGCCGGTGATCGGGGTGCCGATCGACGCTTCGGCTCTCAAAGGGCTTGATGCTCTGCTGGCGACCGTGCAGATGCCTGCCGGCATCCCGGTGGCGACTATGGCCATCGGCAAGGCCGGGGCGCGCAATGCAGGCATTTTTGCCGCACAGATCATTGCCGGCAGCGATCCGGTTATGATCGAAAAGCTCGAAACATTCAAACAGGAACTCGCTGCCGGTGTCGAGGCTAAAGCCGAGGCGCTGCAGGAGCGTCTGGTGCGCGACGGGTTTTGA